One Candidatus Hydrogenedentota bacterium DNA segment encodes these proteins:
- a CDS encoding N-acetylmuramoyl-L-alanine amidase, producing the protein MLIAAPLGVEAAEVVRKPLEADVTIALKGGRTLYLECRPPRRGSRQAFLQRYLADEGSASRYRTLSTVPLMYKDLKPEVQRRVIETIFPDDFADPAGWWHTVTYDGSSGVETWWNLAEWLTGKGTDYKTLEALPENRRYNGGLAKGNVVLIPRDMLLEVFQRPTPGRERRVILEPLDVADDIVLGVDEQNGPDLAAVAPGEIRYGRDGKGEYAAYRLKKGEALYTSVVIRFTDLREVAAVQEAAADILARNNIADPHKIHVGQEIRIPLDMLSDSLQPAGSERRDAFDASIQEARRLRTTSQNVKDLDGVVIVLDPGHGGTDQGASHGPGILEDEINYDIAVRIKHKLETTTRARVYMTLMDLSEKYTISNATSFVHDTDEVVLTNPPYHSTDVKVSANLRWYVANDIYRKELARGVKPENMLFMSIHCDALYEKLRGTMAYIPGAAYRDGDRSLNSGVYARYTTAGHTTATSTMAERRRDEALSRNFAETLMHSLRTNNPPIAVHRDSDPIRNVIQRSRNERWIPAVLKHNQIPTKVLVEVANLKNPTDQQRITDPQWRDWYADAVVRAIRAHFAA; encoded by the coding sequence TTGCTGATTGCCGCGCCGTTGGGGGTCGAAGCGGCGGAGGTGGTTCGCAAGCCGCTTGAGGCCGATGTCACCATTGCGCTGAAGGGCGGCCGGACCCTCTACCTGGAATGCCGTCCGCCGCGCCGCGGGAGCCGCCAGGCGTTCCTCCAGCGCTATCTCGCCGATGAGGGCTCCGCCAGCCGCTACCGGACGCTCTCGACCGTGCCGCTGATGTACAAGGATCTCAAGCCCGAGGTCCAGCGGCGCGTAATTGAGACCATCTTCCCGGACGATTTTGCGGATCCCGCGGGCTGGTGGCATACCGTGACGTACGACGGGTCCAGCGGCGTGGAAACCTGGTGGAACCTGGCGGAGTGGCTTACGGGCAAGGGCACCGACTACAAGACACTTGAGGCGCTGCCGGAGAACCGCCGCTACAACGGCGGCCTGGCGAAGGGCAACGTGGTGCTGATCCCGCGCGATATGCTGCTGGAGGTATTCCAGCGCCCGACCCCGGGGCGGGAGCGCCGCGTAATACTCGAGCCCCTTGACGTGGCGGACGATATCGTTCTTGGGGTCGATGAACAGAACGGGCCGGACCTGGCCGCGGTGGCGCCGGGGGAAATCCGATACGGCCGTGACGGCAAGGGCGAGTATGCGGCGTACCGGCTGAAGAAGGGTGAGGCGCTGTACACGTCGGTGGTGATCCGCTTCACGGATCTCCGCGAGGTGGCGGCGGTGCAGGAAGCGGCGGCGGACATCCTCGCGCGAAACAATATCGCCGACCCGCATAAGATTCACGTGGGCCAGGAAATCCGTATACCGCTCGACATGCTTTCGGACAGCCTCCAGCCGGCGGGCAGCGAGCGCCGCGACGCTTTTGACGCGTCCATTCAGGAAGCGCGGCGGCTTCGAACCACGTCTCAAAACGTGAAGGACCTCGACGGCGTGGTCATCGTCCTCGATCCCGGCCACGGGGGAACGGATCAGGGGGCCAGCCACGGCCCGGGAATCCTCGAAGACGAGATCAACTACGATATCGCGGTGCGCATCAAGCACAAGCTCGAAACCACGACGCGCGCGCGGGTGTACATGACCCTGATGGATCTGAGCGAGAAATACACCATCTCGAACGCGACCAGCTTCGTCCACGATACGGACGAGGTCGTGCTGACCAACCCGCCCTACCACTCGACCGACGTCAAGGTGTCGGCCAACCTGCGCTGGTACGTCGCGAATGACATCTACCGCAAGGAACTTGCCCGAGGGGTGAAGCCCGAGAATATGCTCTTCATGTCCATCCACTGCGACGCGCTCTACGAGAAGCTGCGGGGCACGATGGCCTATATTCCCGGAGCCGCCTACCGGGACGGCGATCGCAGCCTCAATAGCGGCGTCTACGCGCGGTACACCACCGCGGGCCATACGACGGCAACATCCACCATGGCCGAGCGGCGGCGGGACGAAGCCCTCTCCCGGAATTTCGCCGAAACGCTGATGCACTCCCTGCGCACAAACAACCCGCCGATCGCCGTGCACCGGGACAGCGACCCCATCCGAAACGTGATCCAGCGCAGCCGCAACGAGCGCTGGATTCCAGCGGTGCTCAAGCACAACCAGATTCCCACCAAGGTGCTTGTCGAGGTCGCGAACCTCAAAAACCCGACGGACCAGCAGCGAATAACGGATCCGCAGTGGCGCGACTGGTACGCGGACGCGGTGGTCCGCGCAATCCGGGCGCACTTCGCGGCGTGA
- a CDS encoding glycosyltransferase family 2 protein yields the protein MKLSVVVPVYNEEATLEPLARGIAEQLSAYDYRILFIDDGSTDGSYAALLRLRAENDRIDVIKFARNCGKTQALAVAFAQITGEVVVTMDADLQDDPVELPRMLAKLEEGYDVVCGWKANRRDPFHKTIPSRFYNKGVNALFGLDIHDVNTGFKAMRAPVAKSLTLYADLHRLIPVMAAQAGFRVTEIPVTHHPRRFGHSKYGFSRFYQGMRDAARLWFRGHAARAAEAQSELAQAQACIETSHVGAAS from the coding sequence ATGAAGCTTTCGGTCGTCGTGCCGGTGTATAACGAGGAAGCTACGCTTGAACCCCTGGCGCGCGGCATTGCGGAGCAACTCAGCGCATACGATTACCGGATACTCTTCATCGATGATGGCAGCACGGATGGCTCGTATGCGGCGCTCCTGCGCCTGCGGGCGGAAAACGACCGGATCGATGTGATCAAGTTCGCGCGCAACTGTGGCAAGACCCAGGCCCTGGCGGTGGCATTCGCCCAGATAACCGGCGAAGTCGTCGTGACGATGGACGCCGACTTGCAGGATGATCCGGTTGAGTTGCCGCGGATGCTTGCGAAGCTCGAAGAGGGCTATGACGTGGTGTGCGGCTGGAAGGCCAACCGCCGTGACCCATTCCACAAGACCATTCCATCCCGCTTTTACAACAAGGGCGTCAACGCGCTCTTCGGCCTCGACATCCACGATGTAAACACCGGCTTCAAGGCCATGCGGGCCCCGGTGGCCAAGTCCTTGACCCTGTACGCCGATCTGCACCGGCTCATTCCCGTGATGGCGGCCCAGGCCGGCTTCCGCGTCACCGAAATCCCCGTGACGCATCATCCCCGGCGATTCGGCCACTCGAAGTACGGTTTTTCGCGCTTTTACCAGGGCATGCGCGATGCGGCCCGCCTCTGGTTCCGCGGCCACGCCGCCCGCGCCGCTGAGGCGCAGTCCGAACTGGCCCAGGCGCAGGCCTGTATCGAGACGAGCCACGTGGGGGCGGCGTCATAA
- a CDS encoding MFS transporter, producing the protein MTIYRDEVLLRLCYAGMMCVAIGTSLIPVYLTTLSEAMGGLAEGQMGLMAGLLYAGFVSGILLSGPLADRLGAKPFCLAGAGFSAAGLILLADAFSFPTLLAACFVTGFGAGVIDMVMSPIVSALSVSHRAAALNRLHAFYCAGALTTLLIASLLIRLDVNWRVVMIGFAAAPALVLAGFAVEPVPPLVSGSKKRLRLRQLARIPLFYAGLIGILLIGATEEGMAQWLPAYAERELGFSKAAAGLGLGGFALAMGSGRLLASGYGRNLPGRLMMVGGALLCSAGFAAGAALGASAPGVALGACVLVGLGCSVLWPTALAMAAEAFPQGGATLFAAMSAAGNAGCLLAPYICGLLAEQIGLRAALGLGAAYPLLLVVFLMFGDRMGFARR; encoded by the coding sequence ATGACGATTTACCGCGATGAGGTGCTCTTGCGCCTTTGCTATGCCGGCATGATGTGCGTGGCGATTGGCACGAGCCTGATCCCCGTCTACCTGACGACGCTGAGCGAGGCGATGGGCGGGCTGGCGGAGGGCCAGATGGGCCTGATGGCCGGTCTGCTGTATGCCGGGTTCGTGAGCGGCATCCTCCTGAGCGGGCCGCTGGCGGACCGGCTGGGCGCGAAGCCGTTCTGCCTGGCGGGCGCGGGCTTCAGCGCGGCGGGGCTGATCCTACTGGCGGACGCGTTCAGTTTTCCGACGCTCCTCGCCGCGTGTTTCGTGACCGGGTTCGGGGCGGGTGTTATCGATATGGTAATGAGCCCGATCGTGTCGGCGCTGTCGGTCTCCCACCGCGCGGCGGCCCTGAACCGTCTCCACGCCTTCTACTGCGCCGGCGCGCTCACCACCCTGCTGATCGCCTCGCTGCTGATCCGGCTCGATGTCAACTGGCGCGTTGTGATGATCGGGTTTGCGGCGGCGCCCGCGCTGGTGCTTGCGGGCTTCGCGGTGGAGCCCGTGCCGCCCCTGGTGAGCGGAAGCAAAAAACGTCTGCGCCTGCGGCAGCTCGCGCGGATTCCGCTGTTCTACGCGGGCCTGATCGGGATCCTGCTGATAGGAGCGACAGAGGAAGGGATGGCGCAATGGCTGCCGGCCTATGCGGAGCGCGAGTTGGGTTTCAGCAAGGCGGCGGCGGGGCTGGGTCTGGGTGGATTTGCACTGGCGATGGGCAGCGGGCGGCTGCTGGCGAGCGGATACGGGCGCAACCTCCCGGGACGCCTGATGATGGTGGGCGGCGCGCTCTTGTGCAGCGCGGGTTTTGCTGCGGGCGCGGCCCTGGGGGCTTCCGCGCCGGGCGTGGCGCTGGGGGCGTGTGTCCTGGTGGGCCTGGGTTGCAGCGTGCTCTGGCCCACGGCCCTGGCGATGGCGGCGGAGGCCTTTCCGCAGGGCGGGGCCACGCTCTTCGCAGCGATGTCGGCGGCGGGTAACGCGGGGTGCCTGCTGGCCCCGTATATCTGCGGGCTCCTGGCGGAGCAGATCGGGCTGCGCGCGGCGCTCGGGCTGGGCGCGGCCTATCCGCTGCTCCTGGTCGTTTTCCTGATGTTCGGGGACCGGATGGGATTCGCGCGGCGATGA
- a CDS encoding glycosyltransferase family 2 protein yields the protein MTGAPEITIGIPCRNGGEILRRALDRVFAQETRRNFEVVAYDSGSTDGTLEALAAYPVRVVPVDPAAFDWGRLRERIFAEARGALVVNLSQDAVPARLDWLERLVAPLSDPGVGVSCGSSIPDPDRAFPQFPWEKNGYYYFTREIAKFTARYGKGLSFANTAVRRSVWEPLRIDPQATGEDFGFQKKLHAAGVTIVFPDDAPVLHHHNYSLRGVFRRCRNEGLALREMGCAYTEADLIADLASPAKYAQWLRELKRGSLRNSAALLYPVLRPLAVYTGSRFARKMVWY from the coding sequence ATGACCGGGGCGCCGGAGATTACGATCGGCATCCCGTGCCGAAACGGCGGGGAAATCCTGCGGCGCGCGCTGGACCGTGTCTTCGCGCAGGAGACGCGACGGAACTTCGAAGTGGTCGCATATGATTCCGGCTCCACGGACGGCACGCTGGAGGCCCTGGCGGCCTATCCGGTCCGGGTCGTCCCTGTGGACCCCGCGGCATTCGACTGGGGCCGGCTGCGCGAGCGGATCTTTGCCGAAGCGCGCGGGGCGCTCGTGGTAAACCTTTCGCAGGACGCGGTTCCCGCGCGCCTGGACTGGCTGGAGCGGCTGGTGGCGCCCCTGTCGGACCCGGGGGTTGGAGTATCGTGCGGATCGTCCATTCCCGACCCGGATCGCGCCTTCCCGCAGTTTCCCTGGGAGAAGAACGGGTACTACTACTTCACGCGGGAGATTGCAAAGTTCACGGCGCGGTATGGGAAGGGGCTTTCCTTCGCGAACACGGCGGTGCGGCGGTCGGTCTGGGAACCGCTCCGCATCGATCCACAGGCGACGGGCGAAGATTTCGGCTTCCAGAAGAAGTTGCACGCGGCGGGCGTCACAATCGTGTTTCCAGACGACGCGCCGGTGCTGCACCACCACAATTACAGCCTGCGCGGCGTATTCCGGCGCTGCCGGAACGAGGGGCTCGCGCTGCGGGAGATGGGCTGCGCCTACACGGAGGCGGACTTGATTGCGGATCTGGCGAGCCCGGCGAAATACGCGCAGTGGCTGCGGGAATTGAAGCGCGGCAGCCTGCGGAACAGCGCGGCGTTGCTGTACCCGGTGTTGCGGCCGTTGGCGGTCTATACCGGCAGCCGGTTTGCGCGGAAAATGGTATGGTATTAG
- a CDS encoding glycosyltransferase family 4 protein: MKLAVLKGNRFNPWHLAAFSGLPNTDAVAFRADSEIQRYFAERGADASGLETRPIYFDYQAGPAWRRLPNLIATRYRNRPPRILPFHEQLRDFDLIQTWELFTDWTEQALEARRKWGVPVSVMVWDNIPFNMERSDVIRARKARCIAEADHFIVHTERSRRTLLIEGADPARITRIDPGVDLARFCPGPGERAALGLAEDEFVILFVGWMLPRKGIDFLLLALRELIHAPELAGTKFRLAIVGSGPGRDRVDRLAARLGVAEHCTFLGARPYDTMPAVFRSADVFVLPSIATDTWQEQFGMSLIESLACGAPVVTTYSGAIPEIVEDAAMLCQPNDFLALWEKIKQLVEDASLRKTYADRGLELAQRRFGLDAYTRGLARVYAEMRDARRGDARAPDV; this comes from the coding sequence ATGAAGCTGGCCGTCCTGAAGGGGAACCGCTTCAATCCGTGGCACCTGGCGGCATTTTCCGGACTGCCGAACACGGATGCGGTGGCGTTCCGCGCGGACTCGGAGATCCAGCGCTATTTCGCGGAGCGCGGCGCGGACGCCAGCGGCCTGGAGACGCGCCCGATCTACTTCGACTACCAGGCCGGACCCGCGTGGCGGCGCCTTCCGAACCTTATCGCGACGCGCTACCGAAACCGGCCGCCCCGTATCCTGCCGTTTCATGAGCAGCTCCGGGATTTCGACCTGATTCAGACCTGGGAACTGTTCACGGACTGGACCGAGCAGGCGCTGGAAGCCCGGCGGAAGTGGGGCGTGCCGGTCAGCGTCATGGTCTGGGACAACATTCCCTTCAACATGGAGCGTTCGGACGTGATCCGCGCGCGCAAGGCCCGGTGCATCGCGGAGGCGGACCATTTCATTGTGCACACGGAGCGATCCCGGCGGACCCTGCTGATCGAGGGCGCGGATCCGGCGCGGATCACGCGGATTGACCCCGGCGTCGATCTGGCCCGTTTCTGCCCCGGACCCGGGGAACGGGCGGCGCTCGGACTGGCGGAAGACGAGTTTGTGATCCTGTTTGTCGGCTGGATGCTGCCGCGCAAGGGGATCGATTTTCTGCTGCTCGCGCTGCGCGAACTGATCCACGCGCCCGAACTTGCCGGTACGAAGTTCCGCCTGGCAATTGTGGGATCGGGGCCGGGACGCGATCGGGTGGACCGGCTCGCGGCGCGGCTGGGCGTCGCGGAGCACTGCACGTTTCTCGGCGCGCGCCCCTACGACACGATGCCGGCCGTGTTTCGCAGTGCGGATGTGTTCGTGCTGCCGAGCATCGCCACGGATACGTGGCAGGAGCAGTTTGGCATGTCGCTTATCGAGAGCCTGGCCTGTGGCGCGCCGGTGGTCACGACCTACAGCGGCGCGATCCCGGAGATCGTGGAGGACGCGGCGATGCTATGCCAGCCGAACGACTTCCTGGCGCTCTGGGAGAAGATCAAACAGCTGGTGGAAGACGCGTCCCTTCGAAAAACGTATGCGGACCGGGGCCTCGAACTGGCGCAGCGTCGATTCGGGCTGGACGCCTATACCCGGGGGCTTGCGCGGGTCTACGCGGAGATGCGCGATGCGCGCCGGGGAGACGCCCGTGCACCCGACGTATGA
- a CDS encoding class I SAM-dependent methyltransferase encodes MPYDPIQRFYESNPRMISSPFGGIDGINTTLLSTVLDELGIDFSGRRVVDAGCGRGYIADLVAARGGHYAGVDFVISRKGFPLIRADVARMPFASGSADVLLCVDSSEHFPDPAAAALEFYRVLRPGGVFFLSAPNYGNVAGLVKWACEGVGLYKKHTWAPFGRWQPQELEQPLTPGFVRQIYGEAGFQVTRAIGHAPEVGLGLFPWVDHPRMPESIQFRLQRLFSAVGPRVVDWAPSASLHLFWRMDKPGG; translated from the coding sequence ATGCCCTACGATCCAATTCAACGCTTCTACGAGAGCAACCCGCGGATGATCAGCTCGCCGTTCGGCGGGATCGACGGCATCAACACGACGCTGCTCTCCACGGTGCTCGACGAGCTCGGCATCGACTTCTCGGGGAGGCGCGTGGTCGATGCCGGATGCGGGCGCGGCTACATCGCCGATCTGGTGGCGGCGCGCGGCGGGCATTACGCCGGGGTGGACTTTGTGATCAGCCGGAAGGGCTTTCCGCTGATCCGCGCGGATGTGGCGCGGATGCCCTTTGCCAGCGGGAGCGCGGACGTGCTGCTGTGCGTGGACTCGTCGGAGCACTTCCCGGATCCGGCGGCGGCGGCGCTGGAGTTCTATCGCGTGCTGCGGCCGGGGGGCGTCTTCTTTCTGAGCGCGCCGAACTACGGCAACGTGGCGGGGCTGGTGAAGTGGGCCTGCGAGGGCGTCGGCCTGTACAAGAAGCATACCTGGGCCCCGTTCGGCCGGTGGCAGCCGCAGGAACTGGAGCAACCGCTGACGCCCGGCTTTGTAAGGCAGATCTACGGTGAAGCGGGCTTTCAGGTGACGCGTGCAATTGGCCATGCGCCCGAAGTGGGGCTGGGGCTGTTCCCGTGGGTGGATCACCCGCGCATGCCGGAATCCATACAGTTCCGGCTGCAACGGCTCTTCTCGGCGGTCGGACCGCGGGTGGTGGACTGGGCGCCGTCCGCGAGCCTGCATTTGTTCTGGCGGATGGACAAGCCGGGTGGCTGA
- a CDS encoding PTS sugar transporter subunit IIA, translating into MSAFGLEISIDQICVVPGGISKHDALETLIAAVGKNPVIRDVSAFRNAVFEREAIMSTGIGEGIAIPHVRIPEVSEATVGVGVAPEGIDFDTLDNKPVHVLVLFATPANSDKEYLRLLAQVMLALRNKDLFQRLTACKTRQDVFDVLNS; encoded by the coding sequence ATGAGCGCATTTGGACTGGAAATCTCGATTGACCAGATTTGCGTCGTGCCTGGAGGTATCTCCAAGCATGACGCGCTGGAAACCCTTATCGCCGCCGTCGGCAAGAACCCGGTGATTCGCGACGTTTCCGCGTTTCGCAACGCCGTGTTTGAGCGCGAGGCCATCATGAGCACCGGTATCGGGGAGGGCATCGCCATTCCCCACGTCCGCATTCCGGAGGTCTCCGAGGCGACCGTGGGCGTGGGCGTGGCGCCCGAGGGCATCGACTTCGATACCCTCGACAACAAGCCGGTCCACGTGCTGGTGCTCTTCGCCACGCCGGCCAATTCCGACAAGGAATACCTGCGCCTCCTGGCGCAGGTCATGCTCGCGCTGCGTAACAAGGATCTGTTTCAGCGCCTGACGGCCTGCAAGACGCGGCAGGACGTGTTCGACGTTCTCAACAGCTGA
- a CDS encoding acyltransferase, translating to MGVKPRTELWPPSMSLRHLIQKLKLRYGSQATVIRTLREMGVRIGEGCRIYTSDFGGEPWLIRIGNRVCISNDVTFVNHGLNWPFQEKYESLTGFGPIDIRDNCQIGVRATILPHVTIGPNSIVGACSVVTKDVPPDTVVAGNPARVICTMAEYEEKCLARHIDIPTDRAAARRMLEARFWGGGADTE from the coding sequence ATGGGCGTGAAACCGCGTACCGAACTCTGGCCACCTTCCATGTCTCTACGACACCTTATTCAAAAGCTCAAACTTCGCTACGGATCGCAGGCGACCGTGATCCGGACGCTCCGCGAGATGGGCGTGCGCATCGGGGAAGGGTGCCGGATCTACACGTCGGATTTCGGCGGCGAACCGTGGCTTATCCGGATCGGCAACCGGGTGTGCATTTCGAACGACGTGACCTTTGTGAACCACGGGCTGAACTGGCCGTTCCAGGAGAAGTATGAATCGCTGACGGGCTTCGGGCCGATCGACATTCGAGATAATTGCCAGATCGGGGTGCGCGCGACCATTCTGCCGCACGTGACGATCGGGCCAAACAGCATCGTGGGGGCGTGCAGCGTGGTGACGAAGGACGTCCCGCCGGACACGGTGGTGGCGGGGAATCCGGCGCGCGTGATTTGCACGATGGCCGAGTACGAGGAGAAATGCCTGGCGCGCCACATCGACATTCCCACGGATCGTGCGGCGGCGCGGCGGATGCTGGAGGCGCGCTTCTGGGGCGGCGGGGCGGATACGGAATGA
- a CDS encoding glycosyltransferase family 9 protein has translation MHPTYDERRGAIARRAGRLARAVRWRLKGLLRRPRTLLVELNWRLGDEIMALPVLEALHTRYPDAAIEVISNYPALFEDHPAVRAVNPAHPRPDRYVLLRGASRRMWRLAEYSRKAGIAVPDARPRLHYRDWDSELLARVPRDAAPLVALAPGASWPIKRWPREHWAELASALHRDGLRVIVVGAAGEGLGPGLDLTGQTSVRDAACLLHAADVAVACDSGLLHLALASGTRVVGLFGPTDPEFLVRGDPNLTAIRSGLPCSGFWNHAARAGAGGVCPAGHGSCLEDIAVDRVLEAVRARLAEDAGGV, from the coding sequence GTGCACCCGACGTATGACGAGCGGCGGGGCGCTATCGCGCGGCGCGCGGGCCGACTGGCGCGCGCGGTTCGGTGGCGTCTGAAGGGGCTGCTGCGCCGCCCGCGTACGCTGCTGGTGGAACTGAACTGGCGCCTGGGCGACGAGATCATGGCGCTGCCCGTGCTGGAGGCGCTGCACACGCGCTATCCAGATGCCGCCATTGAGGTCATCAGCAATTACCCCGCGCTCTTTGAGGATCATCCCGCGGTGCGCGCGGTGAACCCGGCGCATCCACGGCCGGATCGCTACGTGCTGTTGCGGGGCGCGAGCCGGCGTATGTGGCGCCTGGCGGAGTACAGCCGCAAGGCGGGAATCGCGGTTCCGGACGCCCGCCCGCGCCTGCACTATCGAGACTGGGACTCGGAGTTGCTGGCGCGCGTGCCGCGCGACGCGGCGCCGCTGGTTGCGCTGGCGCCGGGGGCGTCGTGGCCCATCAAGCGCTGGCCCCGCGAACACTGGGCGGAACTGGCGTCGGCACTGCACCGAGACGGCCTGCGGGTGATCGTGGTTGGGGCCGCGGGCGAAGGGCTCGGCCCGGGGCTGGATCTGACGGGCCAGACCTCGGTGCGCGACGCGGCCTGCCTGCTGCATGCGGCGGATGTGGCGGTGGCGTGCGATTCCGGCCTGCTGCACCTGGCCCTGGCGTCGGGTACCCGGGTGGTGGGGCTTTTCGGCCCGACGGATCCGGAATTCCTGGTGCGCGGCGATCCCAACCTGACCGCGATCCGAAGTGGCCTGCCGTGCAGCGGGTTCTGGAACCACGCGGCGCGCGCGGGCGCGGGCGGGGTGTGTCCCGCGGGGCATGGGAGCTGCCTGGAGGACATTGCGGTGGATCGGGTGCTGGAGGCGGTTCGGGCGCGGTTGGCGGAGGACGCCGGGGGGGTATGA
- a CDS encoding LL-diaminopimelate aminotransferase, with protein sequence MQTADRLKKIPPYLFMTLRNKINEARARGIDVISLAIGDPVEPTPQPVIDALAKAAQDPANHPYPTDEEWGMRAFRDAIARWYKRRYGVELDPAKEIVALIGSKEGCHHFGMGVINPGDTVLVTDPGYPGYKPAIWFAGGEPYAVPMKAEDDFLPRFEDIPADIAKKASAFFLNYPNNPTGAVATPEFLNKLVEFAKSNDIVVCYDNPYSEVVFGAPRLSFLSAPGAKEVGVELNSLSKPYNMTGWRIGMASGNADIVKAIATSKANTDSGIFNAIQYAGIEALDNCDAHIEHMLEIYGRRRDKVIQTLRDLGWTYDPPKGAFYLWAPVPQGFTSAEFCDHMLENCAVVLAPGAGYGVNGEGFVRFSLTVSDERLDEALGRMRDKLSPFTF encoded by the coding sequence ATGCAGACCGCCGACCGGCTGAAAAAGATCCCCCCGTACCTGTTCATGACCTTGCGCAACAAGATCAACGAGGCCCGGGCGCGGGGGATCGATGTCATCAGCCTGGCGATTGGCGACCCGGTGGAGCCCACCCCGCAGCCCGTGATCGACGCGCTGGCGAAGGCCGCCCAGGACCCCGCCAACCACCCCTACCCCACGGATGAAGAGTGGGGCATGCGCGCGTTCCGCGACGCCATCGCCCGCTGGTACAAGCGCCGCTATGGGGTCGAGTTGGACCCGGCGAAGGAGATCGTGGCGCTGATCGGTTCGAAGGAAGGTTGCCACCACTTCGGCATGGGCGTCATCAACCCGGGCGACACCGTCCTGGTGACCGACCCGGGCTATCCGGGCTACAAACCCGCCATCTGGTTCGCCGGCGGCGAGCCCTACGCGGTGCCGATGAAGGCGGAGGACGATTTTCTCCCGCGTTTCGAGGATATTCCCGCCGATATCGCAAAAAAGGCCTCGGCCTTCTTCCTGAACTACCCGAACAATCCCACCGGCGCCGTCGCCACACCGGAATTCCTCAATAAGCTCGTGGAATTCGCAAAATCCAACGACATCGTTGTCTGCTACGACAACCCGTACAGCGAAGTGGTGTTCGGCGCCCCCCGCTTGAGCTTTCTGAGCGCCCCCGGCGCAAAAGAGGTCGGCGTCGAGCTGAATTCGCTCTCCAAGCCCTACAACATGACCGGCTGGCGCATCGGCATGGCCAGCGGCAACGCCGACATCGTCAAGGCTATCGCGACCTCCAAGGCAAACACGGATTCCGGAATTTTCAACGCGATCCAGTACGCCGGTATCGAAGCGCTGGACAACTGCGACGCCCATATCGAGCACATGCTCGAAATCTATGGGCGCCGGCGCGACAAGGTTATTCAAACTCTGCGCGACCTGGGCTGGACCTACGACCCGCCCAAAGGCGCATTTTACCTGTGGGCGCCTGTACCCCAGGGCTTCACCTCGGCGGAATTCTGCGACCACATGCTCGAGAATTGCGCCGTCGTGCTCGCTCCTGGCGCCGGCTACGGTGTGAATGGGGAAGGATTCGTGCGCTTCTCGCTGACCGTGTCCGATGAGCGGCTGGACGAGGCGCTCGGTCGCATGCGCGACAAGCTTTCGCCGTTTACCTTCTAA